In one window of Borrelia anserina Es DNA:
- the holA gene encoding DNA polymerase III subunit delta — protein sequence MQKVYLLLGKEQGLKETYLNTIFSNLNTDDICITKLFLSELSSIELSERLLTNSFFSKKEAFIIYEAENLKNKEDLELVYNTILKSLNKIIIFVSNENTISFDPKGSVSLVKKIFYELSGADKFLFVKKSFFNLGIKITDKAVNLMLFMLDADTKVLQFYIRSFALMIKDKIIDEHDVSSWLSFMRSENPFSLFESILTKDMECALVKVRSILEQGEDLSNILMSLGWQFKKFLKVKVDCEVSHNISAVFKKHRIFVSLERSYRIGFKNYSVFDIKFILKILNKFDLYSRVYSKNLHLNLSYFMIFILLSQDDTILDNFSFNFEFDF from the coding sequence ATGCAAAAAGTTTATTTACTTTTGGGAAAAGAACAGGGATTAAAAGAAACTTATTTAAATACTATTTTTAGCAATTTAAATACTGATGATATATGCATTACTAAGCTTTTTTTATCAGAATTGTCATCCATAGAGCTTTCTGAACGGCTCTTAACTAATTCTTTTTTTTCTAAAAAGGAAGCCTTTATTATTTATGAGGCTGAAAATCTAAAAAATAAGGAGGATTTAGAATTAGTTTATAATACAATCTTAAAATCTTTAAATAAGATTATTATTTTTGTCTCTAATGAAAATACGATTAGTTTTGATCCTAAGGGTTCTGTTAGTTTAGTTAAAAAAATTTTTTATGAGTTATCTGGTGCTGATAAATTTTTATTTGTAAAGAAAAGTTTTTTCAATCTTGGAATTAAAATTACAGATAAAGCTGTAAATTTGATGCTTTTTATGTTGGATGCAGACACTAAGGTTTTGCAGTTTTATATAAGATCCTTTGCCCTTATGATTAAAGATAAGATCATAGATGAACATGATGTAAGTTCTTGGCTTAGTTTTATGCGTTCTGAAAATCCTTTTTCCTTGTTTGAGTCGATTCTGACAAAAGATATGGAGTGTGCTTTGGTTAAAGTTAGGTCTATCTTGGAACAAGGAGAAGATTTGAGCAATATTTTAATGAGTCTTGGTTGGCAATTCAAAAAATTTTTAAAGGTAAAAGTAGATTGTGAAGTTTCTCATAACATTTCAGCTGTCTTTAAAAAGCATAGGATATTTGTATCACTGGAGAGAAGTTATAGGATAGGATTTAAAAATTACTCGGTTTTTGATATCAAATTTATTTTGAAAATTTTAAATAAGTTTGATTTATATTCAAGAGTTTATAGTAAAAATCTGCATTTGAATTTATCATATTTTATGATATTCATATTATTAAGTCAGGATGATACTATTTTGGACAATTTTTCGTTTAATTTTGAATTTGATTTTTAA
- the uvrC gene encoding excinuclease ABC subunit UvrC — protein MRENLISLYKKAQEFPTTSGCYKMYSQANKILYIGKAKNLRARVKNYFSERISKRVKILMRNVANIEVISTNSEYEALLLECNLIKKYKPDYNIKLKDDKGYPMIRITCEKYPRIFKTRKIINDGSEYFGPYVNTKNLDLVLDLINKTFKTRKCKKKSKTPCLYFHMDQCLGVCYREDLEDKYKKEVEKIRHILNGNISNLLDTIEIKMKEAIKKEDFESAIKLKETKKSLIEISQIQIITKINKLSTDYIYIHKTDSLNVIVILKYKDGKLVEKDINFDESIYEKDELTEKFITQYYTSLNMIVPNKICIFKKIATEDITKLINEIKSTKTEVVYEGTKDTLKIMETAISNAEIALRSYDNEKNKATESLKIILEMTKLPKTIEGFDISHLSGYKTVASLVTFKMGKPIKDRYRVYKINSLNNGKINDLKAIKEVISRRYSKLINEQLELPDLILIDGGKGQLNAAYSILKGLQIEDKIAICALAKREETIFLPNKTQSIKLPKGNSALKILQNVRDEAHRRANSFNKKLRKNIELYYSQIENIGKQKAKNILKTLGTYQDILLLNEEEIAKKMKINIEMAKKIKKFSEDKNLKNTNSTES, from the coding sequence ATGAGAGAAAATTTAATCAGTTTATACAAAAAAGCACAAGAATTTCCAACAACAAGTGGCTGCTACAAGATGTACTCACAAGCAAACAAAATACTATACATTGGAAAAGCAAAAAACTTAAGAGCGAGAGTAAAAAACTACTTCTCAGAGCGAATTAGCAAAAGAGTAAAAATACTAATGAGAAACGTAGCAAATATAGAAGTAATTAGCACAAATAGTGAATATGAAGCTCTACTCTTAGAATGCAACTTAATAAAGAAATACAAACCAGACTATAATATCAAGTTAAAAGACGATAAAGGCTACCCCATGATAAGAATCACTTGTGAGAAATACCCAAGAATCTTTAAAACCAGAAAAATAATAAACGATGGAAGTGAATACTTCGGTCCATATGTTAATACAAAAAACCTAGACTTAGTACTAGACCTTATTAACAAAACATTTAAAACTAGAAAATGCAAAAAAAAATCAAAAACTCCATGTCTTTATTTCCACATGGATCAATGTCTTGGGGTATGCTACAGAGAAGATCTTGAAGACAAGTACAAAAAAGAAGTAGAAAAAATAAGACATATCTTAAATGGAAATATATCTAATCTTTTAGATACCATTGAAATAAAAATGAAAGAAGCAATTAAAAAGGAAGATTTCGAATCAGCAATAAAGCTTAAAGAAACTAAAAAATCATTAATTGAGATAAGTCAAATACAAATAATTACAAAAATAAATAAACTTAGTACAGACTATATATACATTCATAAAACTGATAGTCTAAATGTAATAGTCATACTTAAATATAAAGACGGTAAACTAGTAGAAAAAGATATAAATTTTGATGAAAGCATATACGAAAAGGATGAACTAACAGAAAAATTTATAACACAATACTACACGTCTTTAAACATGATAGTACCTAATAAAATATGTATTTTTAAAAAAATTGCAACTGAAGATATCACAAAATTAATAAATGAAATTAAAAGTACAAAAACTGAAGTAGTCTATGAAGGAACTAAAGACACTTTAAAAATAATGGAAACGGCAATTTCTAATGCAGAAATAGCATTAAGATCATATGATAATGAAAAGAATAAAGCAACAGAGAGTTTAAAGATCATTCTCGAGATGACAAAATTACCAAAAACAATTGAAGGATTTGATATCTCTCATCTTAGTGGATATAAAACAGTAGCATCACTTGTTACCTTCAAAATGGGTAAACCTATTAAAGATAGATATAGAGTGTACAAAATTAACTCATTAAATAATGGAAAGATTAATGACCTTAAGGCAATAAAAGAAGTCATATCAAGAAGATACTCAAAACTCATTAATGAGCAATTAGAATTACCTGATTTAATACTAATAGATGGAGGGAAAGGGCAGTTAAATGCTGCTTATTCTATTTTAAAAGGATTACAAATTGAAGATAAGATCGCTATTTGTGCATTAGCAAAAAGGGAAGAAACAATATTTTTACCAAATAAAACACAAAGCATTAAACTTCCGAAAGGAAATTCTGCTCTTAAGATATTACAAAATGTTCGAGATGAAGCTCACCGAAGAGCAAACAGCTTTAATAAAAAGCTACGCAAAAACATAGAACTATATTACAGTCAAATAGAAAATATTGGGAAACAAAAAGCTAAAAACATTTTAAAAACACTTGGAACATATCAAGACATATTATTATTAAACGAGGAAGAAATAGCCAAAAAAATGAAAATAAATATTGAAATGGCAAAAAAAATAAAAAAATTTTCAGAAGATAAAAATTTGAAAAATACAAATTCCACAGAGTCTTGA
- a CDS encoding fibronectin type III domain-containing protein, with product MRLIFICAIFCLFISSVFPQELKLILDAKDGFKFIQEAHNISFARDGRGVLGIYLDRYKGVLDFNNVDFRLEIEKDNIVKDAALNYFVDSNNAKVSSSFHNISGNSLIFYSSRNTIKLKPLTKKAFFYSGNVISDFTIQFWAYRSTSVTGEIIVSWNGYKNIKGVWLDQAIRLESEGETFVWNFNNVFLNDSGEPVKVKLKSDDDFIPKEWHLHTVRYRQKDGLLEYLIDSKPQAIEYVTADRKEGSGYLLSIGNFIDFTLGQYFTGAIENFEIHRSFEEVHNAFFSRDKGYIITEPIKLSKDYSQILSVEFDSDKPRNTDIFYYYRLNNKVFYSTDENGDIKKNLTGDWVHFDPKNAFHKFDVSKYIQIKAEFYPSGDPLESPALYGMIVTYIPEAAPFPPLITKAVPGSGEILIEWFPVVNNNVGGYYIYIGISPGNYHGKAGSIFTSPIDVGNQTSFRITGLENGRLYYISIASYNLDKSVNETSFSKEISVRPMEFFKQYE from the coding sequence ATGAGATTGATTTTTATATGTGCAATATTTTGTTTGTTTATTTCTAGTGTTTTTCCTCAAGAACTTAAATTAATTCTTGATGCTAAAGATGGGTTTAAATTTATTCAGGAAGCTCATAATATTAGCTTTGCAAGAGATGGTAGAGGTGTTCTTGGTATTTATTTGGATAGATATAAGGGAGTCTTAGATTTTAATAATGTTGATTTTAGATTGGAAATAGAAAAAGATAATATTGTTAAGGATGCTGCTTTAAACTATTTTGTTGACTCAAATAATGCAAAGGTTTCAAGTTCTTTTCATAATATTTCAGGCAATTCTTTAATTTTTTATTCAAGTCGCAATACTATTAAGCTTAAGCCACTAACAAAAAAGGCTTTTTTCTATTCGGGTAATGTAATTTCTGATTTTACTATCCAGTTTTGGGCATATCGTTCTACTTCTGTTACTGGGGAGATTATTGTAAGTTGGAACGGGTATAAGAATATTAAGGGCGTTTGGTTAGATCAAGCTATTCGGTTAGAGAGTGAAGGTGAAACTTTTGTTTGGAATTTTAATAATGTGTTTTTAAATGATAGTGGAGAACCTGTTAAGGTTAAGTTGAAAAGTGATGATGATTTTATTCCAAAAGAGTGGCATTTGCACACTGTGAGGTATAGGCAAAAAGATGGCTTGCTGGAATATTTAATAGATTCTAAACCTCAGGCTATAGAATATGTTACTGCTGACAGGAAAGAAGGTTCTGGTTATTTGTTGAGTATTGGTAATTTTATTGATTTTACTTTAGGGCAATATTTTACAGGGGCTATTGAGAATTTTGAAATTCATAGAAGTTTTGAGGAAGTACATAATGCTTTCTTTTCAAGAGATAAGGGATATATTATTACAGAGCCAATCAAGTTATCTAAGGATTATTCACAGATTTTATCTGTTGAATTTGATAGTGATAAGCCAAGAAATACAGATATTTTTTATTATTATAGATTAAATAATAAGGTGTTTTATTCAACAGATGAAAATGGAGACATAAAAAAGAATTTAACAGGAGATTGGGTTCATTTTGATCCTAAGAATGCATTTCATAAATTTGATGTGTCAAAATATATTCAAATTAAGGCTGAATTTTATCCAAGCGGTGATCCTTTGGAGAGTCCAGCTCTTTATGGTATGATTGTTACTTACATACCTGAGGCTGCACCTTTTCCACCTTTAATAACAAAAGCTGTTCCAGGATCTGGTGAAATATTGATTGAATGGTTTCCGGTTGTTAATAATAATGTTGGAGGTTATTATATTTATATTGGGATTAGCCCTGGAAATTATCATGGTAAAGCTGGGAGTATTTTTACATCTCCTATTGATGTTGGTAATCAGACTTCTTTTAGAATTACAGGTCTTGAGAACGGAAGGCTTTATTATATTAGTATTGCTTCTTACAATTTAGATAAGAGTGTAAATGAGACATCTTTCTCAAAAGAGATTTCTGTAAGACCTATGGAGTTTTTTAAGCAATATGAATAA
- a CDS encoding tetratricopeptide repeat protein, protein MNNIDFEKALELCKKGDFKNALLKLDVFDESFDSLALKSLIYFKLKDYKALLYVLDTYPVLSEYSFLMKLLHYGNPEIQEDRLSYFQNYNLGVFYFGLRNYENSLSCFLKAIEQCPSLIQAINNAAIVFEILGRKDEAGQMIVKAANVDENNALIKLNAWFLKSNCIFKGTKPFEIDKNFSGVNLALIVNYLMYYLYSIGEISVAIKLSERFLTDLSYSKYIWHNRATILHKIGSMTQATRSYVKAILSFPNIYTVYNMHIATIELLNFSPKKSIDRLLLDYHDINLVYFYAFLFFLRNRDLEDAHFYIKKLCEIEPDTYSEFLNLLEFREDISIEELLNEFAMALKGKWALEYLFFIDNSLNLKDPVFIFDYDIRLCPYIWKIKDEHIELRASNSEVETIERIFSDELTRIKMDVAIKDIRDLIVAYRDFRINY, encoded by the coding sequence ATGAATAATATTGATTTTGAAAAGGCCTTGGAGCTTTGTAAAAAGGGTGATTTTAAGAATGCTCTTTTAAAGCTGGATGTTTTTGATGAAAGTTTTGATTCTCTGGCTCTTAAATCTCTAATTTATTTTAAACTAAAAGATTATAAGGCGCTTTTATATGTATTAGATACTTATCCTGTTTTAAGTGAGTATAGTTTTTTAATGAAACTCTTACATTATGGTAATCCTGAAATTCAGGAAGATAGATTGAGTTATTTCCAAAATTATAATCTTGGTGTTTTTTATTTTGGGTTAAGAAATTATGAAAATTCTTTGAGTTGTTTCTTAAAGGCTATTGAACAGTGTCCCAGCTTAATTCAGGCTATTAATAATGCTGCTATTGTGTTTGAGATACTTGGCAGAAAAGATGAGGCTGGCCAGATGATTGTTAAAGCGGCTAATGTGGATGAAAATAATGCTCTTATTAAATTGAATGCTTGGTTTTTAAAAAGTAATTGTATATTCAAGGGCACTAAGCCATTTGAGATAGATAAGAACTTTTCAGGGGTTAATCTTGCTCTTATTGTTAATTATTTAATGTATTATCTTTATTCTATTGGAGAGATAAGTGTTGCAATTAAACTTTCCGAGAGGTTTTTAACAGATTTAAGTTATTCTAAATATATTTGGCATAATAGGGCAACTATTTTGCATAAGATAGGTAGTATGACACAAGCCACTAGATCTTATGTGAAAGCTATTTTGAGTTTTCCTAATATCTACACAGTATACAATATGCATATTGCTACAATAGAACTGTTAAATTTTTCTCCTAAAAAATCTATTGATAGGTTGTTATTAGATTATCATGATATAAATTTGGTTTATTTTTATGCTTTTTTATTTTTTTTAAGGAATCGTGATCTTGAAGATGCTCATTTTTATATAAAAAAACTTTGTGAGATTGAACCGGATACTTATTCTGAATTCTTGAATTTACTCGAATTTAGAGAAGATATTTCAATTGAAGAATTATTAAATGAGTTTGCAATGGCTTTAAAGGGCAAGTGGGCATTGGAGTATTTGTTCTTTATTGATAATTCCTTGAATTTGAAAGATCCTGTTTTTATATTTGACTATGATATTAGGCTTTGTCCATATATTTGGAAAATTAAAGATGAACATATTGAACTTAGAGCTAGCAACAGTGAAGTAGAGACTATCGAGAGAATTTTTTCAGATGAACTTACAAGAATTAAAATGGATGTTGCAATTAAAGATATTAGGGATTTAATCGTAGCTTATAGGGATTTTAGGATTAATTATTAG
- the dnaX gene encoding DNA polymerase III subunit gamma/tau translates to MISVRGTAIKRRPRDFNSLEGQDFVVETLKHSIENNKIANAYIFSGPRGVGKTSSARAFARCLNCHAGPTITPCGMCFSCKSIDNDNSIDIIEIDGASNTSVQDVRQIKEEIMFPPANSRYRVYIIDEIHMLSNSAFNALLKTIEEPPSYIVFIFATTEVYKLPDTIKSRCQHFNFRLLPLDKIYKMLRHVCIEDNIQYDDEALRWIAYKSGGSVRDAYTLFDQIVSLSNSNIKFEHIRSKIGLTNDEFLEKLALSILSDDLKGLLCVLDSVFLTGISCEQFLLDAIEFFREILFLKLDIKNLTFIGIKSESLKEKLLSFDLKHVERSISVLLETYRNLQFSVNPKYELEINFIKILRLKDYVPSHVLIKQIQDIETKLLDEISFNLNDADFDTDLKPELDNISSGEPVELGLDEVDTVLKNEVKDSTYLDFDDGGDIDEIFVEPKDSFDKVHDNDKIKESFIYLVSKYVQTLVYSGEVLIDNGVLYYKIFSGFEYNQLQAYQNEIRAEFYKEFPRLNVVFQKEFKDNDEFDNEVVKIKNIFGASEVKE, encoded by the coding sequence ATGATATCTGTAAGAGGTACTGCCATTAAGAGGCGTCCTAGAGATTTTAATTCTCTTGAGGGGCAAGATTTTGTTGTTGAAACCTTAAAACATTCAATAGAAAATAATAAGATAGCAAATGCTTATATATTTTCAGGCCCACGAGGAGTTGGTAAGACTTCTTCTGCAAGGGCTTTTGCACGGTGTTTAAACTGCCATGCAGGACCAACAATTACGCCTTGTGGTATGTGTTTTAGTTGTAAATCGATTGATAATGATAATAGTATTGATATTATTGAGATTGATGGTGCGTCAAATACTTCTGTTCAAGATGTTAGACAAATTAAAGAAGAGATAATGTTTCCTCCTGCTAATTCTAGGTATAGGGTTTATATTATTGATGAAATACATATGCTTTCAAATTCTGCTTTCAATGCTCTTTTAAAAACAATTGAAGAACCTCCTAGTTATATTGTTTTTATTTTTGCTACGACAGAGGTGTACAAGCTTCCTGATACAATAAAGAGTAGGTGCCAACATTTTAATTTTAGGCTTTTGCCTTTAGATAAGATTTATAAGATGTTAAGGCATGTTTGCATTGAAGATAACATTCAATATGATGATGAGGCTTTGAGGTGGATTGCTTATAAGAGTGGAGGGAGTGTAAGGGATGCTTATACTCTCTTTGATCAAATTGTGTCATTAAGTAATTCCAACATAAAATTTGAACATATTAGATCTAAGATAGGGTTAACTAATGATGAATTTTTAGAAAAATTGGCATTAAGCATTCTAAGTGATGATTTAAAAGGATTGCTTTGTGTTTTAGATTCTGTCTTTTTAACTGGGATTTCATGTGAGCAATTTTTGCTTGATGCGATTGAATTTTTTAGAGAAATATTATTTCTAAAATTAGATATTAAAAATCTTACGTTTATTGGTATTAAGTCTGAGAGTTTAAAAGAAAAGTTATTAAGTTTTGATTTAAAACATGTTGAGCGAAGTATTAGTGTTTTGCTTGAAACTTATAGGAATTTGCAGTTTTCAGTAAATCCTAAATATGAACTTGAGATTAATTTTATTAAGATACTTAGACTTAAAGATTATGTGCCAAGTCATGTTTTAATTAAACAAATTCAGGATATCGAAACTAAGTTGCTTGATGAGATCAGTTTTAATTTAAATGATGCTGATTTTGATACTGATTTAAAACCAGAATTAGATAATATTTCTTCAGGAGAACCGGTAGAACTGGGTTTAGATGAAGTTGATACTGTATTAAAGAATGAAGTTAAAGACTCTACATATCTTGACTTTGATGATGGTGGTGATATTGATGAGATTTTTGTAGAGCCTAAAGATAGTTTTGATAAGGTACATGATAATGATAAAATTAAAGAAAGTTTTATTTATTTAGTATCTAAGTATGTTCAAACTTTAGTATATTCAGGAGAGGTATTGATTGATAATGGAGTGCTTTATTATAAGATTTTTAGTGGGTTTGAGTATAATCAGTTACAAGCTTATCAGAATGAAATAAGGGCCGAATTTTATAAAGAATTTCCTAGATTGAATGTTGTCTTTCAAAAGGAGTTTAAAGATAACGATGAGTTTGATAATGAGGTAGTGAAGATCAAGAATATTTTTGGAGCAAGTGAGGTGAAAGAGTAA
- a CDS encoding YbaB/EbfC family nucleoid-associated protein, whose protein sequence is MGVNPLDFLKSMSSFKDNIDNIKKEISQIIVYGRAGSDVIVVEMNGEFIVKKVSIKEEFFSDLDNEALEHMMKSAFNDAISKVKEEIKSKTMGSIPFGI, encoded by the coding sequence ATGGGAGTAAATCCATTAGATTTTTTAAAGAGTATGTCTAGTTTTAAAGATAATATTGACAATATTAAGAAAGAAATATCTCAAATCATTGTCTATGGCAGAGCAGGAAGCGATGTTATTGTTGTTGAGATGAATGGAGAGTTTATTGTTAAAAAAGTTTCAATTAAAGAAGAGTTTTTTAGTGACTTAGATAATGAAGCTCTTGAACATATGATGAAATCGGCTTTTAATGATGCTATTTCTAAAGTTAAAGAAGAAATAAAATCGAAGACAATGGGTTCTATTCCGTTTGGGATTTAA
- the recR gene encoding recombination mediator RecR, with product MIIQDLIVLVSKLPGIGKKTAARVVYDILYNGEGYAKDLGQMLIKLHSRIKQCKSCYNFSEGEFCDICVDLSRNKDIICVVEMPQDLEVIESTKEYDGFYFVLHGHLDPLRNIGPGRLNIDKLEDYVRTLGAREVIVATEFSIEGDVTANYISSVLKNLDINVTRIASGLPVGGSISSADKITAMRALRLRLKM from the coding sequence GTGATTATACAAGATTTAATTGTTTTGGTTTCTAAGTTGCCAGGTATAGGTAAAAAGACTGCAGCACGAGTGGTTTATGATATTCTGTATAACGGCGAAGGATATGCAAAAGATCTGGGACAAATGTTAATTAAGCTCCATTCTAGGATAAAACAATGTAAAAGTTGTTACAACTTTTCTGAGGGAGAATTTTGTGATATTTGTGTGGATTTAAGTAGAAATAAAGATATAATTTGCGTTGTGGAGATGCCACAAGACTTAGAGGTTATTGAGTCTACTAAGGAGTATGATGGATTCTATTTTGTGCTTCATGGTCATCTTGATCCTTTAAGAAATATTGGTCCAGGTAGGTTAAATATTGACAAATTAGAAGATTATGTTAGAACACTTGGGGCTAGGGAAGTGATTGTTGCTACGGAATTTAGTATTGAAGGAGATGTAACGGCAAATTATATTAGTAGTGTTTTAAAGAATTTAGATATTAATGTTACAAGAATAGCGTCTGGTCTTCCTGTTGGGGGTAGCATTAGTAGTGCAGATAAGATTACTGCTATGAGGGCTTTGCGTTTAAGACTTAAGATGTAA
- a CDS encoding nucleoside-diphosphate kinase: MSTLIQRTLCIIKPDGVRRGLIGNVISRFERVGLKIVATKMILVNREIAETHYAYDDIALRHGEFVWQALIDFIMSSPVFVFVVEGIEAVEVVRKFCGSTEPKIASPGTIRGDFAYHSLKYANEKKFAIYNVIHASANIVDALREIPIWFREDEILTYKRDDELEHYYS; this comes from the coding sequence ATGTCTACTTTGATACAAAGAACTTTGTGTATTATTAAGCCTGATGGCGTTAGAAGGGGTTTGATTGGTAATGTAATTTCTAGATTTGAAAGGGTAGGATTGAAAATTGTGGCCACTAAGATGATTTTAGTTAATAGAGAAATAGCTGAGACTCATTATGCGTATGATGATATTGCTTTAAGGCATGGCGAGTTTGTTTGGCAGGCTTTGATTGATTTTATAATGAGTTCTCCAGTTTTTGTGTTTGTTGTTGAGGGTATTGAAGCTGTTGAGGTTGTTAGAAAATTTTGTGGTTCTACAGAACCAAAAATAGCTTCTCCTGGAACAATAAGGGGTGATTTTGCTTATCATAGTTTGAAGTATGCTAATGAGAAAAAGTTTGCGATTTATAATGTAATCCATGCTTCTGCAAATATTGTTGATGCTCTTCGTGAAATACCTATTTGGTTTAGAGAAGATGAAATTTTAACTTATAAAAGGGATGATGAACTTGAGCATTATTATAGTTGA
- a CDS encoding LptA/OstA family protein, whose amino-acid sequence MRALIIYLVCISFLGAHAQDKVSSKLGTVEEGSQRKSEFTFRADFSHGIFSSLYRKIILKGNPEVISSDFKLRADEIEIYGEGSSYIEARGNVYYENYKDKMNVKSQFLFFNRKLDNFYLQEGVELEDLENELVVKAERIEGSRKTSVYIMQYSVKIYKGDIFARAENGIYNKEEKEVVLEGVPVIYQDNNYYSASRIIFNTETKKYVLEGDVEGKFTQLEEDIPQQEK is encoded by the coding sequence ATGAGAGCTTTGATTATCTACTTGGTTTGTATTTCTTTTTTAGGTGCTCATGCACAAGATAAAGTGTCTTCAAAGTTGGGAACTGTTGAAGAGGGTTCACAGAGAAAGAGTGAATTTACTTTTAGGGCAGATTTTTCTCATGGTATTTTTTCCTCTCTTTATAGAAAAATTATTTTAAAAGGTAATCCTGAGGTAATTTCATCTGATTTTAAACTTAGGGCTGATGAAATTGAAATTTATGGTGAAGGGAGTTCTTATATTGAGGCCCGTGGCAATGTTTATTATGAAAATTATAAGGATAAAATGAATGTTAAGTCGCAATTTTTATTTTTTAATAGAAAATTAGATAATTTTTATCTTCAGGAAGGTGTTGAGCTTGAGGATTTAGAAAATGAACTTGTTGTTAAAGCTGAAAGGATTGAGGGTAGTCGTAAGACAAGTGTTTATATTATGCAGTATTCTGTTAAGATATATAAGGGTGATATTTTTGCACGGGCTGAAAATGGGATTTATAATAAGGAAGAAAAAGAAGTTGTTCTTGAAGGTGTTCCAGTGATTTATCAAGATAATAATTATTATTCTGCTTCAAGAATAATTTTTAATACAGAAACCAAAAAATATGTTCTTGAGGGCGATGTTGAAGGTAAATTTACTCAATTGGAGGAAGATATTCCTCAACAGGAAAAATAG
- the lptB gene encoding LPS export ABC transporter ATP-binding protein: protein MFLNRKNRIKLIKEKLSLDTVNDIVLKADNIVKKYGEKVAVNGVTIDIHRGEVVGLLGPNGAGKTTTFYTIVGFIRANSGRVLINSHDISGLNMYERSRLGVVYLPQEPSIFRELTVEDNILVALERREDLSQAERKIELVSLLKDFEIKRIQHQKAYTLSGGERRRTEIARALAVSPYFLLLDEPFAGIDPIAIGDIKNIIRILKSKNIGVLITDHNVRDAFDIIDRAYIIYQGQVLDAGNVDYIINSEKAKKLYLGEEFRL from the coding sequence ATATTCCTCAACAGGAAAAATAGAATAAAATTAATTAAAGAAAAGCTCAGTCTTGATACTGTTAATGATATTGTTCTTAAGGCAGATAATATTGTGAAGAAGTATGGAGAGAAAGTAGCTGTTAATGGTGTAACTATTGATATTCATAGAGGTGAAGTTGTAGGTTTACTTGGTCCAAATGGTGCTGGGAAAACTACAACATTTTATACTATTGTGGGTTTTATTAGGGCTAACAGTGGGCGTGTCTTGATAAATAGTCATGATATTTCTGGTCTTAACATGTATGAGCGATCACGGCTAGGCGTTGTATATCTTCCCCAAGAACCATCTATTTTTAGGGAGCTTACAGTTGAAGATAATATTTTAGTTGCTCTTGAGAGGCGAGAAGATTTATCTCAGGCTGAGCGTAAAATTGAACTTGTAAGTCTTCTTAAAGATTTTGAAATTAAGAGAATACAACATCAAAAGGCTTATACTCTTTCTGGTGGAGAAAGAAGGCGAACTGAGATAGCACGAGCTTTGGCGGTAAGTCCATATTTTTTATTGCTTGACGAGCCTTTTGCAGGTATTGATCCTATTGCTATTGGAGATATAAAAAATATAATAAGGATTTTAAAGAGTAAGAATATTGGTGTTTTAATTACTGATCATAATGTAAGAGATGCTTTTGATATAATAGATAGAGCTTATATTATTTATCAAGGGCAAGTACTTGATGCAGGGAATGTTGATTATATAATCAATAGCGAAAAAGCGAAAAAGCTTTATCTTGGTGAAGAATTTAGATTATGA